In Podospora pseudopauciseta strain CBS 411.78 chromosome 3, whole genome shotgun sequence, one genomic interval encodes:
- a CDS encoding hypothetical protein (COG:K; EggNog:ENOG503Q4PC), producing the protein MAAASHNPYSHPPSPNPSSRPYESSGVSSAASPKPLTQYLGGLMRPSPSASLHHHHHHHHHHHQPPPPQTHQHSPSHQTAPSQPLGLSTPLPSVHRQQLPQPGSHSFQPYTPVTATSSTMERESLQSGESVAGTPGPSHAQLPSSSSNNNNNSNNNSSQAQKRAYRQRRKDPSCDACRERKVKCDATETTSCSECSSRSVKCQFTKETNRRMSSIKQVQDLEKQMERVRRENNSLRRMLQERDGQFDMDVDGVEQLPLQLPEIASAPKRKKRPASIHDLARARTNLRSFSRGIWKPPAPYRPVAAPDPRDFTSMLPPRQTTDSLLRAYFTSAHTMTPILHWNSFVQTVDGLYRQGNTIRVTQAFMSVFFAVMAVGRLFTSENEHNRAYSAAHLLETTRSLIDPWNNEYELDNARVFVLITVALNEMNLKLAAWNWLGNAVRVAQDLGLYTELGPWQFLEGEMRRRTWWAIYLLDRSLSIELGRPMMIDDSDCDVSLPAGVDDCFISEQGPRVPVGAEPLTHSLLAVIHVVRSYTALGRALSSPVIAPTRLATFDQHFSSCLRTFPQACDPTSNAPMTPALLNPLVYLLHARLLLHRHNLLPSCPPDVRRTAFEQCTHTALETAALLLRVTPDLPEGATALLTTHIFRCALFLLITGWFDQAATCVRALASINEHRDVAMPCGRYLGFFVQVLGNRRAEITSYLAQSPSPSHPPSPYGPPPPRPSQSAIQEALFRDEELVAYVSSDLQASPDTAWVWAGSDREPPSPAPLVPSGAANGKHTLFSIDARTNLTSEQRWEWGPTGWERLENSIRCLASGASSPTSASAPPPPPPPPPPPAALAPARQQTWGPMKMELTPGPPPPSLPPVKMEMSAGQGHEMKMAPLPMPFSAPPPRPMEMGSGSSNNSPTAAASGVSSIKSESQKRISIANII; encoded by the coding sequence ATGGCCGCTGCGTCACACAACCCGTAttctcatcctccatctcccaacccctcctcacGGCCCTACGAATCCTCGGGTGTCTCGTCGGCCGCCTCACCCAAACCGCTTACACAGTACCTTGGCGGCCTGATGAGGCCAAGCCCAAGTGCGagcctccatcatcaccatcaccatcaccatcaccatcatcaaccgccgccgccgcaaaCACACCAGCACTCTCCCTCACACCAAACCGCCCCTTCACAACCTTTGGGCCTCTCGACACCTTTGCCTTCGGTTCACCGGCAGCAGCTCCCCCAACCAGGCAGCCATTCGTTCCAACCATACACCCCCGTCACAGCAACATCGTCTACCATGGAGCGAGAGTCGCTGCAGTCAGGGGAGTCAGTTGCTGGCACCCCAGGGCCCTCTCATGCCCAGCTCCCATCGTcttccagcaacaacaacaacaacagcaacaacaacagctccCAGGCCCAGAAGCGAGCATACCGCCAGAGGAGAAAAGATCCCAGCTGCGATGCCTGCCGCGAGAGGAAGGTCAAATGCGATGCCACCGAGACTACGAGCTGCTCCGAATGCTCGAGCCGGAGCGTCAAGTGCCAGTTCACCAAGGAAACTAACCGGCGCATGTCGTCCATCAAGCAGGTGCAGGATTTGGAAAAGCAGATGGAACGGGTTCGCCGCGAGAATAACAGCCTCCGCCGCATGCTGCAAGAGAGGGACGGCCAGTTTGATATGGATGTGGACGGCGTGGAGCAGCTGCCGCTCCAGCTCCCCGAGATCGCCTCGGCCCCCAAGCGCAAGAAGCGGCCCGCCAGCATTCACGACCTCGCTCGAGCAAGAACCAACCTACGAAGCTTTTCCAGGGGAATCTGGAAGCCACCAGCGCCATACCGACCGGTGGCGGCCCCTGACCCGAGGGACTTCACTTCCATGCTGCCTCCCAGGCAGACGACAGACTCGTTGCTCAGGGCTTACTTCACCTCTGCCCATACCATGACGCCCATTCTGCACTGGAACAGCTTTGTGCAGACGGTAGATGGGCTCTACCGCCAGGGCAATACGATTCGAGTCACGCAGGCCTTCATGTCTGTGTTCTTTGCCGTCATGGCCGTTGGAAGGCTCTTTACATCCGAGAACGAGCACAACCGAGCGTATTCGGCAGCCCATCTTCTCGAGACGACGCGGAGTTTGATTGACCCTTGGAACAACGAGTATGAGCTGGACAATGCGCGCGTGTTTGTGCTTATTACTGTGGCGTTGAATGAGATGAACCTGAAGCTTGCTGCTTGGAACTGGCTCGGCAATGCTGTCCGGGTGGCTCAAGACCTTGGTCTCTACACCGAATTGGGGCCATGGCAGTTCCTCGAGGGTGAGATGCGCAGGAGGACATGGTGGGCCATCTACCTTCTTGATCGCAGCCTGTCTATCGAACTCGGGAGGCCGATGATGATTGACGATTCCGACTGCGACGTCTCGTTGCCCGCTGGAGTCGACGACTGCTTCATCTCTGAGCAGGGCCCAAGGGTGCCCGTGGGCGCAGAGCCGCTTACGCATTCTCTGCTCGCCGTGATACACGTTGTGCGTTCTTACACAGCGCTCGGCAGAGCCCTCTCGTCCCCTGTTATTGCACCGACCCGGCTGGCAACGTTTGACCAGCACTTTTCCTCCTGCCTTCGAACCTTTCCACAGGCTTGCGACCCTACGAGCAACGCCCCCATGACCCCTGCGCTTCTCAACCCCTTGGTCTACCTCCTCCACGCACGCCTGTTGCTCCACCGACACAACCTGCTCCCTTCCTGCCCCCCCGACGTGCGACGGACGGCCTTTGAACAGTGCACTCACACGGCTCTCGAAACTGCTGCTCTTCTCCTGCGAGTTACACCTGATCTTCCGGAAGGCGCCACAGCGCTTCTGACCACACACATCTTCCGCTGCGCGCTGTTCTTGCTGATCACGGGCTGGTTTGATCAGGCGGCTACCTGCGTCCGCGCCCTGGCATCCATCAACGAGCACCGTGACGTTGCCATGCCTTGCGGCCGTTATCTCGGCTTTTTCGTCCAGGTTCTCGGAAATAGGCGAGCCGAGATTACAAGCTACCTCGCCCAGTCGCCATCCCCCAGtcatcctccctcgccatacggacccccaccaccacgtcCTTCCCAGTCTGCGATTCAAGAAGCGCTCTTTCGAGACGAGGAGCTGGTCGCGTACGTCAGTTCTGACCTCCAGGCCAGCCCTGACACAGCCTGGGTCTGGGCAGGCAGCGACCGTGAGCCGCCGTCGCCCGCTCCTCTTGTTCCATCGGGGGCCGCCAACGGGAAGCACACTCTTTTCAGCATCGACGCGAGGACAAACCTGACGAGCGAACAGAGATGGGAGTGGGGGCCGACTGGGTGGGAGAGGCTGGAGAATTCCATCCGGTGCTTGGCGTCTGGTGCATCCAGTCCCACGAGCGCctccgctcctcctcctcctcctcctccccctccccctccggcTGCCCTCGCGCCTGCTCGCCAGCAAACCTGGGGCCCGATGAAGATGGAGCTCACGCCTGgcccccctccaccttcacTACCACCGgtcaagatggagatgtCAGCTGGTCAGGGCCACgagatgaagatggcgccGTTGCCGATGCCGTtttctgcccctcctcctaggccgatggagatggggagtgggTCGTCTAATA